The genomic stretch AAGAGTGCCTCAGCCAGTTTAATCAAATGAATCAACCTAATGATAACGGCAAGACCATGATAAAAGTAGGAAATATATAATGCTTCGTAACAAAACCAACTATGGGACAAGGTAATATGAATAGTAACATGGCAGCAGTCCTGTAGCTATTCAATGATGCTCAATACACATTACACAGGGACCCAAAAGGGCATCTTGCATGCAAAAGTATAGGAGGCTTTTGCTACTCGTTCGAAAAAAGTAAGGCAGGTGACATGGCTTGAATAAGTACATATTGAGCCACAGATCTCTCCAGAATAATACAGACATGGTGAGGACAAAGCCACATCATGGCAATCTGTAACTTCGAGCTTTTTTGTGAATATAGCCCCTGGAAGATTCGTGAACGTTGTCTAACTAGAAGCTATGGCACTGAAAGAAAGCACATGGAAGGGCCTCCACCATTTTGATAATGATGGAGGAAAGAATCACACAATTAGGAAATGAGAATACTTAAGGGGAAATTGAGAAGGGAAATTGTACCTTTGAAACAATGAATCAGATTTAATGATCAATGCTTGAAGCATGGGCATCATAGTTGAGAAAAACCGCTGCTTGTAGAGAGGTCGTATATTTGCATGGTATCTTCGACTTAAACAAACTTCTGAATCACTCATCATGATATGAAATGCATCTGCAACATAGGTCATGACAGAAGAAGATACATCCTGCTCACAATTTTCCTGTCCAGAATCTTGTCTTAAGTGTCTCCCACCTTTGGACGACAAACACTCCAGAAGTATCATAACAATATCTTTAACCTTTTCATGACCACGCATCAACAAACCTTTTCCTATCCATGCTAATCCAACAATGGCATTTATTTGAAGCAGTCTACTGTTTGAAGCACCAAAACACAAATCTGCTAAATTCATTGTGCTTTTATCCCCTATACCCATAGAGATTCCATAAGCGCTATCCGCATGGCTAATACTTGTGTTGAAAATTATATCCATTGCCTCATCCAAAGTACTTTGGCCATTGGCTTTTGAACCGAATTTGTTCACCAAAGAGCCCAGTGCCTGTGCTGATGGAACATGCCCCTTGAGGAGCATTTCCATGAATAGCCACAGTGTAGCTCTCACATCAGGAAGGCGAGTCTGGGGATGTATTGCCATTATTACGGATGCAAATAGAGAGAGAACCCATCTGTCTCTGATAGATAGTTTTAGCTCATGAGAAATATCCAACCCCCTCATTTCAACGTGATTGACAGCAGATTCATTCCATGAAAAGAAATGGCATGATGAAACAACTGCGTAAGCCTTCTGGACAATTGCATTATGGCTTGTCTCTGAGCAATTTGAAACGGCAAACTTCATAGTTTTCATGGTTGCctcaaaaatatcctaaacaaATGCAGCAGATTAGTCTcaattttgcaacaaaaaacTCTCAAAACCAGTGTACAGCAGCCACAGTCAACAGTCTGGCATTCGGAAGATACTTGCAGATGCTTTTGCTTCAATAACTCTATAAGAAAACAAGCCAGAGGGGATAAGATTGCAGATTAAGAAAACAATATACAGCTTACCTTTTCTTCCGTCCTTGTACTGAAATGCTTGCAGCATTCTATTTGGTTCCATATATTGATCACAAACAGATGAAGAACTTCATCAAAACCTTCTGAGTTGTTTATCCTAAAGTCGATAGATTGCGGGCATCAGAAAGTGCATAAGGAGTTAAAGGAAAGAGGTGACTGAAGCCATGCTCGGGTCAGCAGTTTGATTGATGGAAGCAGGTTAAAGGAACTGATAAGTATCAACCACCAACAAATCTATTCGGAAAAGGGAACCGTAATTTTATCCAAGGGAAGGAGAATAGAAGAGCAGGAGACAGTAGACAGCTAGTTCAAAGAGAGTAGGAATATTTGACGACACTAGAAACTTTTAAAAGGGACAGGAATTCTAACAGATAGAGAAACTTCATTAAGTAGCATACGTAAGAGTACGTTGTGTACCATGGAAGAACCTTATTGGTGTAGCATTCCAAAAGCCGAACTGTGTTTTCAGCTGGCCCCATGTATCCATTGACCTGCCCAAACCGAATGTTCAATTAACTTAAAGTATACTTGCTAGGCAGGCATTTAACCATCAATTGGAAGATAAAAACAACAGCAAAGAGAGACACTTCTTTAGTTGCAAGAGTAATTGGATTCCAACCCTGACGAATATGTTAGACTTTTCCAGATGCTCACTAAAAGACTACGACTATTAGCAGAAAACCACAATCTACAGCAGTCCATCTTAGCATTGACAACTACCCAATCACTAGACACATATCCATAACTTCACGGAAGAAACTTAAAGACCTTCTTTATTCAAGAATCATCTGTCTACTAAATGATGATCAGATGAATACTCACATAAAGATCTGATAAATTAGTGAATATGGCTTCTTCTAGTCTTGGAACAACTTTTAGCATATAGTTTCTTCCACTCATGCCAACCTCAGAAACAGCCTCCAGTTTGCGAGAGTAAGGCATCATACATTTAGCTGCAGTCAATAATGAACCAATCTTCTCAACAACAACCATATAGGATATCTCTTTCTTGGACTCGTGGTATTTCTCTATGTATGAGCCAACATTGACAAGTGCCTTCAAAGCCAGGTTCCATGAAAGAGTGCCCTGGAAATTCTCAGTGATAATTGAGACGAGTGCTGTCAAAATGTACTCCAACAAGGACTCTGGCATGGATAGAAAACTTCCAGGGAATGTGGCCAAAATTTGCAAGCCTTTAACTGCATAAACCATTGGAATTAGAAAAGAAACACAGTGAAAGTAATTAatggtctttttttttacaGATACATATTCATTAATAGAGAACGATGTTCATGTACATTAGGAacatacaaaaagaagaaaaaataattgataagGCAGCACTAATTCATAAGAGTCAAAAACTTGAAGTCCATGAATACCTAAAATCAGCAAAAATGGGGACCAAGAGAAGATTCAAATAGATCCCACCAGAGAGGgcaacaatgaagcaaataaTAAACCATGACCGACAATACCCTTGTATGTTCACATTAGATACTCCATCTCTGTTCTGGAATACTTACCACAGTTTTAAGGTGTTTAAGgaatagaagaaaaaaccaGAAATCAGAATTCTCTGGCAGAGTTTTGACAAGCTTCCATAAAATCGAGTCAATCCATCACAAGGATCATGAGATTCGAATAGATCCGTTTTGTGATCCATGAGAGCAAGATTTGCCTCATATGTTCATGCCATCAAATATTTGTAACAAGGAATATTTTGTTTCGAATGAGAAGGTTAACTTTGCAGCCCACAGCATCGAAACTTAACTAAAACTTAGAAGGAAGatgtcatttttctcaaatggcAGAAAGACCAAGAAAATTCTAATAGAGAGGACAATAGTGTACCGAATAAAATATTTACCTCCAAGGAAAACGTCTGCCATGGATGTCTCATTGCCCCTCCCCACGTAAGAAATAAAATCTCTAGCTAGTGAAGCTGAAAACCTCTCAAGCATGCAGCAAAATGTTTCGTGTGTTGGAAAAGATGCCACTTGAGCAGAGCCCACAGTCAAGTCTCTGCATGCCTCAAGAACTATGACACTGAGGTAAAGAGCCccaaaattaagtgttccggAAACTGCATGCTTGCCACTGGGAGACATATTGTCAGAGGGCTTGAGGATGGAAATCCCCAGAGTATTCATCAGACAGGGAAAGAAACTTTCAAATATCCGGTTGCATGAGAAAACAGTACTTCTTGCAGCAGTAGCCAAGATGCAACCAACTCCATGTATTTTCCGCTTACTTTGCAAGGAAATATTACTGAAGTTCATATAGCTATTGATGTTGTCGAAAATCAGATTTATATCCTCATCATTAACAATCAAATTTAAGAATAGGACACTGTTTTGCATAAAAAGCTTCTCCAGAACTGTTAAAGCCTCTTTTGCAATGTCATCATCTGAAAATCCAATGCCATCAACAGATTCACAGTCAAAGCTTAAAACAGGCtcttgagatgaagaaaagacAATATTTCTCAATGATGACCAGATTGCCACAGCGTGTTTTTCCATCCTGTCTGCACCATACTTTAACGTACAATGGCTGAGATACTTTAAAGCATCAATCTGCAAGCAAATGGAGTTCAAATTTTACACAGTGACCACAGTAAAGACTAAGAAAATAGGCACAATCATAAAATAGCTCCATTGCTGGATAAATTGTTATAACAAGATCGAGAGGTTCTAACCTTCGCCagtggaagagaagaagaaagtttTTCGAGAAGCAATGGTATTGCAAATGGCTCAAAAAGTGGTGTAGAAGTGAATGCAAACTGTATAGTAAAAACAAGTTAATATAGATGTTAGAGAACATACTAAACATACAAGTGTCTGAGAAGCTTAATTAATCCACCACAATACTTTAACAGATTATATGCCACCTTCTGAAATGCTGCGTAGGTTCGGATACCTAACGTGGTCTAAGTGCTCTAAGCAAGACTCAGCTAGTTTTAAGAATACACAGCACATGTCAAAGATTGACCATTAACTTTGTTTAACAATCAAATCCTCTCTCTCCATCAGATGCTTCACCTATTTAattttgccaaagcaatggTAGGATGTATGCTTGCAACTAAATGTCAATAGTTCGATCGTACTCTGCAAAGGTTACTCAAATCCTCTAGTCCCACAGTAAAAATGAGCATCAAGAAAGATACCTTATGTTCTAATGGAAAAGACCTTTTCCCGTTTATATTCTCAAGATCTATCATTGTTTTCGCAAGTCTCATAAGTTCTCTGCATTGGTTCTACACCTTTAGTGACAATAGGATGTGGTTAGTCTCTATTGTGCTTCATTAAATGCATTATAATGGAACTTTACAAATTATTTGAATTTATTGACCTTCTCTCCAGAGTATATCAAATCTCATACTAGATTGAGTGGTAAATTTCCATCACTTCACATGATTTATATAATTCACTTCACTAAAATTCAAACATATATTTAAGTGCGATGCCCTGGCAAAGCTCAATGTCATAAGAAAGTCACAAAGAAACATTGTAGAATCCCCTAAtacaattaaatattttcaattcgtAACCCAAATAGCCAAACACCTGCAAATTTTGATCAAGATGCCTCCTAATTTCACAACATGTCTCTGCAAAACTTTAGTATAGGGTCATTAAAAGTTAGTCTATAAATACTATAGTCACGGCTACTCATTGAGTGACCACGTTCCAAACATAAGAAATCATCTAGTAATACTGTGGGCTCATCCACCTTTCATAGGatcattctttttaattaaaaatctCGAAGATGCTCGGTATTTGATGCATGACCACTTTTCATTGACACTGATATCAACCAACAGCAAGACATAGGTAGAAATATAGCTTCCAAAGGTGCTCAAAATACTACCTCAACCACAACAGTCACTTTTTCCAGTCCACAAACTTATATGTTAGACAATTCTATCTATTCGAGTAGGCATTTCGGTTTGAAAAACTAAATACGCAGATCATGCACATTAGAACTTCAACCAATCACCTTTTATGGTAGTTTGTAGTGCATCCTAACATTGTTTCCCCTCTTTACAAATATTATCACGATATTGCGCAGCAGCTCCtctttattgaaatttttatggatgCATTTCTCTTCGAAGAGCTTTACAATGGCATATAGCAACATTGCCCTGCCATGCTGGGACTGCGACAAGTCCACATTGTAATTTAAAGCCCAAAACCAAGC from Rhodamnia argentea isolate NSW1041297 chromosome 2, ASM2092103v1, whole genome shotgun sequence encodes the following:
- the LOC115737541 gene encoding MMS19 nucleotide excision repair protein homolog isoform X3, producing the protein MPLFQWYHSHPSFLKQFSVTYGWFIVSVHFFHLHLLMKKLRDLYGPSDGIVGEIFDTLGRYFPIHFTHPKGEDVDVTRDELSRALMFAFTSTPLFEPFAIPLLLEKLSSSLPLAKIDALKYLSHCTLKYGADRMEKHAVAIWSSLRNIVFSSSQEPVLSFDCESVDGIGFSDDDIAKEALTVLEKLFMQNSVLFLNLIVNDEDINLIFDNINSYMNFSNISLQSKRKIHGVGCILATAARSTVFSCNRIFESFFPCLMNTLGISILKPSDNMSPSGKHAVSGTLNFGALYLSVIVLEACRDLTVGSAQVASFPTHETFCCMLERFSASLARDFISYVGRGNETSMADVFLGVKGLQILATFPGSFLSMPESLLEYILTALVSIITENFQGTLSWNLALKALVNVGSYIEKYHESKKEISYMVVVEKIGSLLTAAKCMMPYSRKLEAVSEVGMSGRNYMLKVVPRLEEAIFTNLSDLYVNGYMGPAENTVRLLECYTNKVLPWINNSEGFDEVLHLFVINIWNQIECCKHFSTRTEEKDIFEATMKTMKFAVSNCSETSHNAIVQKAYAVVSSCHFFSWNESAVNHVEMRGLDISHELKLSIRDRWVLSLFASVIMAIHPQTRLPDVRATLWLFMEMLLKGHVPSAQALGSLVNKFGSKANGQSTLDEAMDIIFNTSISHADSAYGISMGIGDKSTMNLADLCFGASNSRLLQINAIVGLAWIGKGLLMRGHEKVKDIVMILLECLSSKGGRHLRQDSGQENCEQDVSSSVMTYVADAFHIMMSDSEVCLSRRYHANIRPLYKQRFFSTMMPMLQALIIKSDSLFQRSVLCRALAYIMSETPLVAVLGEAKKLTPVLLDALLMFSKDNLDKDTMYSLLLLLSGILTDKSSQEVVIENAHIIINCLTRMVSYPHMMLVRETALQCLVAMSMLPHSRIYPLRTQVLQAVSRALDDPKRSVRLQAVRCRQAWSSSPVTT
- the LOC115737541 gene encoding MMS19 nucleotide excision repair protein homolog isoform X1, which produces MAELSELTRHIESYVDTSRSPSEQVASLRAITSLLKKNLLPIEILVREMGLYLTSTDSVIRCRGILLLAESLDCLSSKPLDTSTIHSLIIFFADRLADWKALRGALVGCLALMRRKDGVGIVTISDALAVTKSYVHNLHVQSLAQHDRMLCFELLECLLENYPDAIVSVGNEIFYAICEAVDYEKDPQCLLVAFHIVELAMRLFPDLYGPSDGIVGEIFDTLGRYFPIHFTHPKGEDVDVTRDELSRALMFAFTSTPLFEPFAIPLLLEKLSSSLPLAKIDALKYLSHCTLKYGADRMEKHAVAIWSSLRNIVFSSSQEPVLSFDCESVDGIGFSDDDIAKEALTVLEKLFMQNSVLFLNLIVNDEDINLIFDNINSYMNFSNISLQSKRKIHGVGCILATAARSTVFSCNRIFESFFPCLMNTLGISILKPSDNMSPSGKHAVSGTLNFGALYLSVIVLEACRDLTVGSAQVASFPTHETFCCMLERFSASLARDFISYVGRGNETSMADVFLGVKGLQILATFPGSFLSMPESLLEYILTALVSIITENFQGTLSWNLALKALVNVGSYIEKYHESKKEISYMVVVEKIGSLLTAAKCMMPYSRKLEAVSEVGMSGRNYMLKVVPRLEEAIFTNLSDLYVNGYMGPAENTVRLLECYTNKVLPWINNSEGFDEVLHLFVINIWNQIECCKHFSTRTEEKDIFEATMKTMKFAVSNCSETSHNAIVQKAYAVVSSCHFFSWNESAVNHVEMRGLDISHELKLSIRDRWVLSLFASVIMAIHPQTRLPDVRATLWLFMEMLLKGHVPSAQALGSLVNKFGSKANGQSTLDEAMDIIFNTSISHADSAYGISMGIGDKSTMNLADLCFGASNSRLLQINAIVGLAWIGKGLLMRGHEKVKDIVMILLECLSSKGGRHLRQDSGQENCEQDVSSSVMTYVADAFHIMMSDSEVCLSRRYHANIRPLYKQRFFSTMMPMLQALIIKSDSLFQRSVLCRALAYIMSETPLVAVLGEAKKLTPVLLDALLMFSKDNLDKDTMYSLLLLLSGILTDKSSQEVVIENAHIIINCLTRMVSYPHMMLVRETALQCLVAMSMLPHSRIYPLRTQVLQAVSRALDDPKRSVRLQAVRCRQAWSSSPVTT
- the LOC115737541 gene encoding MMS19 nucleotide excision repair protein homolog isoform X2, producing MAELSELTRHIESYVDTSRSPSEQVASLRAITSLLKKNLLPIEILVREMGLYLTSTDSVIRCRGILLLAESLDCLSSKPLDTSTIHSLIIFFADRLADWKALRGALVGCLALMRRKDGVGIVTISDALAVTKSYVHNLHVQSLAQHDRMLCFELLECLLENYPDAIVSVGNEIFYAICEAVDYEKDPQCLLVAFHIVELAMRLFPDLYGPSDGIVGEIFDTLGRYFPIHFTHPKGEDVDVTRDELSRALMFAFTSTPLFEPFAIPLLLEKLSSSLPLAKIDALKYLSHCTLKYGADRMEKHAVAIWSSLRNIVFSSSQEPVLSFDCESVDGIGFSDDDIAKEALTVLEKLFMQNSVLFLNLIVNDEDINLIFDNINSYMNFSNISLQSKRKIHGVGCILATAARSTVFSCNRIFESFFPCLMNTLGISILKPSDNMSPSGKHAVSGTLNFGALYLSVIVLEACRDLTVGSAQVASFPTHETFCCMLERFSASLARDFISYVGRGNETSMADVFLGVKGLQILATFPGSFLSMPESLLEYILTALVSIITENFQGTLSWNLALKALVNVGSYIEKYHESKKEISYMVVVEKIGSLLTAAKCMMPYSRKLEAVSEVGMSGRNYMLKVVPRLEEAIFTNLSDLYVNGYMGPAENTVRLLECYTNKVLPWINNSEGFDEVLHLFVINIWNQIECCKHFSTRTEEKDIFEATMKTMKFAVSNCSETSHNAIVQKAYAVVSSCHFFSWNESAVNHVEMRGLDISHELKLSIRDRWVLSLFASVIMAIHPQTRLPDVRATLWLFMEMLLKGHVPSAQALGSLVNKFGSKANGQSTLDEAMDIIFNTSISHADSAYGISMGIGDKSTMNLADLCFGASNSRLLQINAIVGLAWIGKGLLMRGHEKVKDIVMILLECLSSKGGRHLRQDSGQENCEQDVSSSVMTYVADAFHIMMSDSEVCLSRRYHANIRPLYKQRFFSTMMPMLQALIIKSDSLFQRSVLCRALAYIMSETPLVAVLGEAKKLTPVLLDALLMFSKDNLDKDTMYSLLLLLSGILTDKSSFYNEGKWVDSLAAMKWDR